In Leptospira perdikensis, a single genomic region encodes these proteins:
- a CDS encoding penicillin acylase family protein, with protein sequence MLEKVKKFTRKRPFVSLFLLFILTLPITLHILFWGLVALKAPIYQGEIVSDKLTSKVTVIRDDAGIPHIVAGDAKSAYFALGYTMAQDRIFQMELQRRIGKGELTEIFGEKLIPTDQFLKSLLLKKTAEEYANQKEHIHPEAWNQLDWFLDGVNHFLAEDNLPIEYTILGIKPKPFDRVDAISFLFYMGFSFAEGIKSDSLYSIMESELKGRSASELFPRYDFEKNATILEAQPGVHRLANVKDFQNSNSIQKQTQNQHQIKNLEKQNLTNGKEVLNLKQLVSFVNHLQLPIEPLEGSNSWLVGPSRSESGGAVLANDPHIALSNPGAWYEAYIEYPGYENYGYFLSIIPFPLIAHNRDKAWGLTMLEQDDVNLYMETIDGGKYKNGSGWKDLVYYRDVIRKKDGTEIPFEVGITNHGPLITEHIKGYKGRPVSLYWAHHHLQNPLLDVLFQMGKSKSFTELDSASSMIGAPGLNFSYADKNGNIAYYAVGRFPILKSGNPRKILEGSTGENDVVGYVPAKNNPKIINPKNGIIVTANNQVTNKSLPGLGKPEGNWQPPDRFQRLVGILETKEKWSLEDLAAIQNDTVSSFAPEYLDLVLNTVKEAKTPNGKKVLGILKNWNFEHFPESQGAAVYDVFFYITLRELLIDEMGPANFELYGDMAEYWTAYRHFVRNPDSNFWDDLRTEGIIESREDILKRSIDETGRYLEEHLSSSPSLWTWKNLYKIKHPHPLGVLPLIGGIFNIGPLPSAGGAEVVNNLKYKLMKEDWTATAGPSKRRVIDYGRFEESVTQLPIGNSGNLASPFYGNLVDDYINGVHRKILYSKEQVGEGRFRLEFKPR encoded by the coding sequence ATGTTAGAAAAAGTAAAAAAATTCACAAGAAAGAGACCCTTTGTTAGTCTCTTTCTGCTTTTCATCTTAACTCTTCCGATTACCCTCCATATTTTGTTTTGGGGTCTTGTCGCATTAAAAGCACCGATATACCAAGGAGAGATTGTTTCCGATAAACTGACTTCCAAGGTTACAGTGATCCGTGATGATGCAGGGATTCCGCATATTGTGGCTGGTGATGCCAAGTCCGCCTATTTTGCGCTAGGTTATACAATGGCCCAAGATCGGATTTTTCAAATGGAGTTACAAAGACGCATTGGGAAAGGAGAACTCACTGAGATTTTTGGTGAAAAACTTATCCCTACCGATCAGTTTTTAAAGTCTCTTCTTTTGAAAAAAACGGCAGAAGAATATGCCAACCAAAAAGAGCATATCCATCCAGAAGCCTGGAATCAATTGGATTGGTTTTTGGATGGGGTGAATCATTTTCTCGCCGAAGACAATTTACCAATCGAATATACAATTCTTGGGATTAAACCAAAACCATTTGATCGAGTTGATGCCATTTCCTTCCTATTTTATATGGGTTTTTCTTTTGCGGAAGGGATTAAGTCGGACAGTTTGTACAGTATTATGGAATCGGAGTTAAAGGGTCGTTCTGCTAGTGAGTTGTTTCCTAGGTATGACTTTGAAAAAAACGCTACCATTTTGGAGGCCCAACCTGGTGTTCACAGGTTAGCGAATGTTAAGGATTTCCAAAATTCAAATTCAATCCAAAAACAAACTCAAAACCAACACCAAATTAAAAACCTGGAAAAACAAAATCTAACAAATGGGAAAGAAGTTCTCAATCTAAAACAACTTGTCTCTTTTGTGAATCATCTTCAGTTACCGATTGAGCCTTTGGAAGGAAGTAATTCTTGGCTTGTGGGACCAAGTCGGTCAGAAAGTGGCGGAGCTGTTCTTGCGAATGACCCACACATTGCTCTTTCCAATCCAGGTGCTTGGTATGAAGCTTACATTGAATATCCAGGTTATGAAAACTATGGATACTTTTTATCCATCATTCCTTTCCCTCTCATTGCCCATAACAGAGATAAGGCATGGGGACTCACCATGTTGGAACAAGATGATGTGAATTTGTATATGGAAACCATTGATGGCGGAAAATATAAAAACGGAAGTGGTTGGAAGGATTTAGTTTACTATCGTGATGTGATCCGCAAAAAAGATGGAACGGAAATTCCTTTTGAAGTGGGGATCACAAACCATGGCCCACTCATCACAGAACATATCAAAGGATACAAAGGTAGGCCTGTGAGTTTGTATTGGGCTCACCACCATTTACAAAACCCACTCCTTGATGTACTTTTTCAAATGGGAAAATCAAAATCTTTTACAGAGCTTGATTCTGCATCTTCCATGATTGGCGCTCCTGGGCTTAATTTTAGTTATGCGGACAAAAACGGTAACATTGCCTACTATGCTGTGGGAAGGTTCCCGATTTTAAAGTCAGGCAATCCACGTAAAATTCTAGAGGGTTCTACAGGAGAAAATGATGTAGTAGGTTACGTTCCGGCAAAGAACAATCCTAAGATCATCAATCCTAAAAATGGAATCATAGTAACTGCCAATAACCAAGTGACAAATAAATCATTACCTGGTCTTGGAAAACCAGAAGGGAACTGGCAGCCACCAGATCGTTTTCAAAGGTTAGTTGGGATTTTGGAAACAAAGGAAAAGTGGAGTTTGGAGGACTTAGCAGCCATCCAAAACGATACGGTTTCTTCTTTTGCACCGGAGTATTTGGATTTGGTTTTGAATACTGTGAAAGAGGCTAAAACACCTAACGGGAAAAAGGTTTTAGGAATTTTGAAAAACTGGAACTTTGAACATTTTCCCGAATCACAAGGGGCGGCTGTTTACGATGTATTCTTTTATATTACTCTTCGAGAGTTGTTAATTGATGAAATGGGTCCCGCCAATTTTGAGTTATATGGTGATATGGCTGAATATTGGACGGCATATCGTCATTTTGTACGTAACCCAGACTCGAACTTTTGGGATGACCTGCGAACTGAAGGGATTATCGAATCAAGAGAAGACATTTTGAAACGTTCCATTGACGAAACAGGAAGATATTTAGAAGAACATCTATCTTCTTCTCCAAGCCTTTGGACTTGGAAAAATCTGTATAAAATTAAACACCCTCATCCACTTGGCGTATTGCCTTTGATAGGTGGAATATTTAATATTGGCCCACTTCCATCTGCCGGAGGAGCCGAGGTTGTGAATAATTTAAAATACAAATTAATGAAAGAAGATTGGACGGCTACTGCTGGACCCTCGAAAAGACGTGTCATCGATTACGGTCGTTTTGAAGAGTCGGTCACCCAACTTCCCATTGGAAATAGTGGAAACCTTGCAAGTCCCTTTTATGGAAACTTAGTGGACGATTACATCAATGGGGTTCATCGAAAGATTTTGTATTCGAAAGAACAAGTGGGCGAGGGTAGGTTCCGTTTGGAATTTAAACCTCGCTAA